One genomic window of Glycine max cultivar Williams 82 chromosome 16, Glycine_max_v4.0, whole genome shotgun sequence includes the following:
- the LOC100527600 gene encoding uncharacterized protein LOC100527600 (The RefSeq protein has 1 substitution compared to this genomic sequence), with protein MAKLYVKAVPPVDLNRNTDWFTYPGVWTSYILILFFSWILVLSVFGCSPGIAWTIVNLAHFAVTYDFFHWKKGTPFAEDQGIYNRLTWWEQVDNGKQLTRNRKFLTVVPLVLYLIASHTTDYQNPMFLFNTVAVIVLVVAKFPHMHKVRIFRINADK; from the exons ATGGCAAAACTGTACGTGAAGGCGGTGCCACCGGCGGATCTGAACAGGAACACGGATTGGTTCACGTACCCTGGCGTTTGGACCAGTTACATCctcatccttttcttttcttggatCCTCGTACTCTCTGTCTTCGGTTGTTCTCCTGGCATCGCTTGGACCATCGTTAATCTCGCACACTTTGCT GTAACATATGACTTTTTTCACTGGAAGAAAGGAACTCCGTTTGCAGAGGACCAAGGGATCTACAATAGATTGACTTGGTGGGAGCAGGTAGACAATGGAAAGCAGCTTACTCGTAACAGGAAGTTTCTCACAGTTGTTCCTTTGGTGCT GTACTTGATAGCCTCACACACAACAGACTATCAGAATCCAATGTTCTTATTCAACACTGTTGCAGTGATTGTGCTGGTTGTTGCAAAGTTCCCCCACATGCACAAGGTCAGGATATTTAGAATCAATGCTGATAAGTGA